A single Curtobacterium sp. MCSS17_015 DNA region contains:
- a CDS encoding MoxR family ATPase has product MGRVRAEVGKAVVGQEGAVSGMIVGLLAQGHVLLEGVPGVAKTLLVRSLAAAMSLDTKRIQFTPDLMPGDVTGSLVYDASTGTFPFREGPVFTNVLLADEVNRTPPKTQSALLEAMEERQVSVDGSARGLPDPFFVAATMNPIEFEGTYTLPEAQLDRFLMKLTLDLPPREVEWQVLRRHADGFVARNVRSAGIVPVVGVDEVRAAQRAVRDVGARDDVLAYVVDLARATRQTPSVRVGVSPRGSTALLAAAKAWAWLTGYDAITPDHVQAMLLPVWRHRLRIAPDAELEGVDADGVLQQVLEQVRVPI; this is encoded by the coding sequence ATCGGCCGTGTCCGCGCGGAGGTCGGCAAGGCCGTCGTCGGACAGGAGGGAGCGGTCTCCGGCATGATCGTCGGTCTGCTCGCGCAGGGACACGTCCTGCTCGAGGGCGTCCCCGGTGTCGCGAAGACCCTGCTCGTTCGGAGCCTCGCGGCGGCGATGTCGCTCGACACCAAGCGCATCCAGTTCACCCCCGACCTCATGCCCGGCGACGTCACGGGGTCACTCGTGTACGACGCCTCCACCGGGACGTTCCCATTCCGCGAGGGACCGGTGTTCACGAACGTGCTGCTCGCCGACGAGGTGAACCGGACGCCCCCGAAGACCCAGTCCGCGTTGCTCGAGGCGATGGAGGAACGACAGGTCAGCGTCGACGGCTCCGCCCGTGGGCTGCCCGACCCGTTCTTCGTCGCCGCGACGATGAACCCGATCGAGTTCGAGGGCACCTACACGCTGCCGGAAGCGCAGCTCGACCGGTTCCTCATGAAGCTCACGCTCGACCTGCCCCCACGCGAGGTCGAGTGGCAGGTGCTCCGCCGCCACGCGGACGGGTTCGTGGCACGCAACGTCCGGTCGGCCGGCATCGTGCCCGTCGTCGGCGTCGACGAGGTCCGGGCCGCCCAGCGCGCCGTCCGGGACGTCGGCGCTCGTGACGACGTCCTCGCGTACGTCGTCGACCTCGCCCGTGCCACCCGGCAGACGCCGTCGGTCCGCGTCGGGGTGAGCCCGCGCGGTTCGACCGCCCTGCTCGCCGCCGCGAAGGCCTGGGCGTGGCTGACCGGCTACGACGCCATCACGCCCGACCACGTGCAGGCGATGCTCCTGCCGGTGTGGCGGCACCGGCTGCGGATCGCTCCCGACGCCGAGCTCGAGGGCGTCGACGCGGACGGGGTGCTGCAGCAGGTGCTCGAGCAGGTGCGGGTGCCGATCTAG
- a CDS encoding glycerophosphoryl diester phosphodiesterase membrane domain-containing protein has product MRSGNDRGEGAVTMVDGGWHVPGAGTPPEHGAGHGAAGQHDRVGDGASGVPSGPAGSSGTTSGQTGPGYGPTQPPSGVGPGPQPHRPVIPLRPLGLGDVLAGAFTVFRRNARVLLLWAVLLSGVLGLVSTLASAFGQRTLQTRMLSAVDGTGDTDTIIAGTVTLYAVLSIGLPFLAYLARGFLVAPIAVDTGQRVLGRRGTFRGLWSLLAGRRGAVVGWILLQLAAGAVIGTVFVLVVLAFVAALAAGERAVGWFVLTVVVMVLGFAVLVAFLVTRFAFTVPTIALEGRGVFSAAGQSWRLTRGAFWRTFGILLLVQVVFGVAASIASVPLTVALTLFSGVFDPLGQTDTTGGAPSAGGIVALVVGSLLVIAVQCVTDVLGASVTTFLAIDRRIRTEALDQRIAAHLETGQPADPFAPAAPVARPPWSPQQGWPQQQGWPQQQGWPQGQGWPEGQGWPQGQGWPQQPGWPRQQPWPQQPGWPQQPGPPQGQQQPWPPEQPGLPHRRQQDPPSGRP; this is encoded by the coding sequence GTGCGTTCCGGCAACGACCGAGGCGAGGGGGCGGTCACGATGGTCGACGGCGGATGGCACGTTCCGGGCGCGGGGACGCCACCGGAGCACGGTGCAGGGCACGGTGCTGCCGGGCAGCACGACCGGGTCGGGGACGGTGCGTCCGGCGTCCCGTCCGGTCCGGCGGGCTCCTCGGGCACGACGTCCGGCCAGACCGGCCCGGGGTACGGACCGACGCAGCCCCCGTCCGGGGTCGGGCCGGGTCCGCAGCCGCACCGCCCCGTCATCCCGCTCCGCCCGCTCGGCCTCGGCGACGTGTTGGCCGGCGCCTTCACGGTCTTCCGCCGCAACGCCCGCGTGCTGCTCCTCTGGGCCGTGCTGCTCTCCGGCGTCCTCGGGCTCGTGTCCACGCTCGCCTCCGCGTTCGGGCAGCGCACCCTGCAGACCCGCATGCTGTCGGCGGTGGACGGCACGGGTGACACCGACACGATCATCGCCGGGACGGTGACGCTCTACGCGGTGCTCAGCATCGGCCTGCCGTTCCTGGCGTACCTGGCGCGCGGCTTCCTCGTCGCGCCGATCGCGGTCGACACCGGGCAGCGGGTGCTCGGTCGCCGCGGGACGTTCCGCGGCCTGTGGTCACTCCTCGCCGGGCGCCGGGGTGCGGTCGTCGGCTGGATCCTGCTCCAGCTCGCCGCCGGTGCCGTCATCGGCACGGTCTTCGTGCTGGTCGTGCTCGCCTTCGTGGCCGCGCTCGCCGCGGGCGAGCGCGCCGTCGGCTGGTTCGTGCTGACCGTCGTCGTGATGGTGCTCGGGTTCGCCGTCCTCGTCGCGTTCCTCGTCACACGCTTCGCGTTCACCGTCCCGACCATCGCGCTCGAGGGTCGCGGCGTGTTCTCGGCGGCCGGCCAGTCGTGGCGGCTCACCCGCGGGGCCTTCTGGCGCACCTTCGGGATCCTGCTGCTCGTCCAGGTGGTGTTCGGCGTCGCCGCGAGCATCGCCAGCGTGCCGCTGACCGTCGCGTTGACACTGTTCTCCGGTGTGTTCGACCCGCTGGGCCAGACCGACACGACCGGAGGCGCGCCCTCCGCGGGCGGGATCGTCGCGCTCGTGGTCGGCAGCCTGCTCGTGATCGCGGTGCAGTGCGTGACGGACGTCCTCGGCGCCTCCGTCACGACCTTCCTGGCGATCGACCGGCGGATCCGGACCGAGGCGCTCGACCAGCGTATCGCCGCGCACCTGGAGACCGGGCAACCGGCCGACCCGTTCGCTCCGGCCGCCCCGGTGGCCCGACCGCCGTGGTCCCCGCAGCAGGGCTGGCCGCAGCAGCAGGGCTGGCCGCAGCAGCAGGGCTGGCCACAGGGACAGGGCTGGCCAGAGGGACAGGGCTGGCCACAGGGACAGGGCTGGCCCCAGCAACCGGGCTGGCCCCGACAACAGCCCTGGCCCCAGCAACCGGGCTGGCCGCAGCAACCGGGCCCGCCACAGGGACAGCAGCAACCCTGGCCGCCGGAACAACCCGGGCTGCCGCACCGACGCCAGCAGGACCCGCCGAGCGGCCGACCGTGA
- the mtrB gene encoding MtrAB system histidine kinase MtrB — protein MPSTSVPVPFRRTRRRARYWLRRIWRGIAYLWRRSLMVRSVAITVATTGLAVAVIGTAVMVSISNNVYAQRRDQIEAESARATIVAQGIFDAATAAEDNNQTELESLQSEAQNAILSNTTSPGGTSIAIERTPGERTPQILQNVASTGFPDAVITDELRKRVAADTGELSLQPVRLDGPDGRGPGLAVGSTLDIPSAGQYELYLVYDLSDAQQTLDFVSQTLSIGGVALIVLIALVTSLVVRLVVLPIRGAAETSRKIAAGRLDERIPVRGEDDIATLARSFNDMADAVSRQITQLAELSRVQQRFVSDVSHELRTPLTTIRLAGDLLYDARHDFEPSAARSAELLHAQVDRFELLLADLLEISRYDAQAVELETESVVPAALTADIVDEFRPLADRAGIELRLATPGGHTTMQLDGRRIRRVLRNLVGNAIEHGDGRPVDVVVDSDSRSVAIAVRDRGVGMPPEDTARVFDRFWRADPSRKRTIGGTGLGLAISLGDAQLHGGRIDVWSRPGEGSAFVLVLPRRSSEAPPTSAIPLPALDESYDGPTASEDRP, from the coding sequence GTGCCGTCGACGTCGGTCCCGGTGCCGTTCCGCCGGACGCGCCGGCGGGCCCGGTACTGGCTCCGTCGGATCTGGCGGGGGATCGCCTACCTGTGGCGCCGCTCGCTGATGGTGCGCTCGGTCGCGATCACCGTCGCGACCACCGGGCTGGCGGTGGCGGTCATCGGGACCGCTGTGATGGTGAGCATCTCGAACAACGTGTACGCGCAGCGCCGCGACCAGATCGAGGCGGAGTCGGCACGGGCCACCATCGTCGCGCAGGGGATCTTCGACGCCGCGACGGCGGCCGAGGACAACAACCAGACCGAACTCGAGTCGTTGCAGAGCGAGGCGCAGAACGCGATCCTCTCGAACACGACCAGCCCGGGCGGCACGAGCATCGCCATCGAGCGGACGCCGGGCGAGCGGACCCCGCAGATCCTGCAGAACGTCGCGAGCACCGGCTTCCCGGACGCGGTCATCACCGACGAGCTCCGGAAGCGGGTCGCGGCCGACACCGGGGAACTCAGTCTGCAGCCGGTGCGCCTCGACGGACCCGACGGCCGTGGTCCCGGGCTCGCCGTCGGGTCGACGCTCGACATCCCGAGCGCCGGGCAGTACGAGCTGTACCTCGTCTACGACCTGTCCGACGCGCAGCAGACCCTCGACTTCGTGTCGCAGACGCTCTCCATCGGCGGAGTCGCCCTCATCGTCCTCATCGCCCTCGTCACGTCCCTCGTGGTGCGGCTCGTGGTCCTGCCGATCCGTGGCGCCGCCGAGACGAGCCGCAAGATCGCCGCCGGGCGCCTCGACGAGCGCATCCCGGTCCGGGGTGAGGACGACATCGCGACCCTGGCCCGGAGTTTCAACGACATGGCCGACGCGGTCAGTCGGCAGATCACCCAGCTCGCCGAGCTCTCCCGCGTGCAGCAGCGCTTCGTGTCGGACGTGTCCCACGAGCTCCGCACCCCGCTCACCACGATCCGGCTCGCCGGCGACCTGCTGTACGACGCCCGGCACGACTTCGAACCATCTGCCGCGCGCTCGGCCGAACTGCTGCACGCCCAGGTCGACCGGTTCGAGCTGCTGCTCGCCGACCTGCTCGAGATCTCGCGCTACGACGCCCAGGCCGTCGAACTCGAGACCGAGTCGGTCGTGCCGGCGGCGCTGACGGCGGACATCGTCGACGAGTTCCGTCCGCTCGCCGACCGGGCCGGCATCGAGCTCCGCCTCGCCACCCCGGGCGGCCACACCACCATGCAGCTCGACGGTCGTCGCATCCGGCGGGTGCTCCGGAACCTGGTCGGCAACGCCATCGAGCACGGCGACGGTCGCCCGGTCGACGTCGTGGTCGACAGCGACTCGCGATCGGTCGCGATCGCGGTGCGCGACCGCGGCGTCGGGATGCCCCCCGAGGACACCGCCCGGGTGTTCGACCGGTTCTGGCGCGCGGATCCCAGCCGCAAGCGCACCATCGGCGGCACCGGGCTCGGGCTCGCCATCAGCCTGGGCGACGCCCAACTGCACGGCGGGCGCATCGACGTCTGGTCGCGACCGGGCGAGGGTTCGGCGTTCGTGCTGGTCCTGCCGCGCCGCAGCAGCGAAGCGCCCCCGACGTCGGCGATCCCGCTGCCCGCGCTCGACGAGTCGTACGACGGACCGACCGCATCGGAGGACCGACCATGA
- a CDS encoding DUF4129 domain-containing protein: protein MSAVDPDEARRLLEQELGRSEYRGVQETWWDRASRAFLDWLGSLQPDGAGSVTLGRVLLVVAIVVLVAVVVLVVVNRGLPRRRARIRADDLGGVFDDDDLRTADAVAVAARAALAAGDWSTAVLEGYRALARGLGERDLVAVVPGATARAIADRATRPFPALGPVLRDASDAFDAVRYLGVDADEATARRVLDAERAVRESRPVDRPGDPRRPVDHQGVRA, encoded by the coding sequence GTGAGCGCCGTCGACCCGGACGAGGCACGTCGGCTGCTCGAGCAGGAGCTCGGCCGGTCGGAGTACCGCGGGGTCCAGGAGACCTGGTGGGACCGGGCCTCCCGCGCGTTCCTCGACTGGCTCGGCTCGCTGCAGCCCGACGGTGCCGGTTCCGTCACCCTCGGCCGGGTCCTCCTCGTCGTGGCGATCGTCGTGCTCGTGGCCGTGGTGGTGCTCGTCGTGGTGAACCGCGGACTCCCCCGCCGACGTGCCCGCATCCGGGCCGACGACCTGGGCGGGGTGTTCGACGACGACGACCTCCGCACGGCGGACGCCGTCGCGGTGGCCGCCCGCGCGGCTCTGGCCGCCGGCGACTGGTCGACCGCGGTGCTCGAGGGCTACCGGGCCCTGGCGCGCGGCCTGGGTGAGCGGGACCTGGTCGCCGTGGTGCCCGGTGCGACCGCGCGCGCCATCGCGGACCGGGCGACCCGGCCGTTCCCCGCACTCGGTCCGGTCCTGCGGGACGCCTCCGACGCCTTCGACGCGGTCCGGTACCTCGGGGTCGACGCGGACGAGGCCACCGCCCGGCGGGTGCTCGACGCCGAGCGGGCCGTCCGCGAGTCCCGACCGGTCGACCGCCCGGGCGACCCCCGTCGCCCGGTCGACCACCAAGGGGTCCGGGCATGA
- a CDS encoding DUF4350 domain-containing protein, giving the protein MSATATRTAAPDQTTTSTATARPDPRDRAVRIGAWCAVVVVGLLLATLTAVVGTGDRSSDTPLDPSSTTGSGSRAIVRVLGQQGVDVAVVSDADRVTTDDAAADSTVLVDDSAGVLAPSVARRIARTAPDVVLVTTDPGVLEAFRVDARPAGGSSETTVASTTSCGIPAARAAGSVTTGGVTYATDDPDLLRCVPTGSGEDRRWGLLRADTAAGRVTVVGTTDAFRNDTVTRAGNAALALGLLGSHDDLLWYVPTAGSADAAPTLGDLAPPWVPSAIGLLGVVAVAAACWRGRRLGPLVVERLPVVVRAAETTEGRARLAARVRDRTHTLDTLRVAAVLRIGKALGLPRSAHVDAVVRRAAAVTRRPVGEVGAVLVGGPTGDDRALVAGAAALDELEDAVGRAVSGDVRRASRTDVPTDRTDRGSTSRTPQRNGPPAPPAEPPPTAPTPTTDPRPGGRS; this is encoded by the coding sequence ATGAGCGCCACCGCGACCCGCACCGCGGCACCGGACCAGACCACCACTTCGACGGCGACGGCAAGGCCGGATCCCCGTGATCGCGCCGTGCGCATCGGAGCCTGGTGTGCGGTGGTGGTCGTCGGGCTGCTCCTGGCGACCCTGACGGCCGTCGTGGGCACGGGCGACCGTTCCTCGGACACCCCGCTCGACCCGTCCTCGACGACGGGCAGCGGCTCGCGGGCGATCGTCCGGGTGCTCGGGCAGCAGGGCGTCGACGTCGCGGTCGTCTCCGACGCCGACCGGGTCACGACGGACGACGCGGCGGCCGACAGCACCGTCCTCGTGGACGACTCGGCGGGGGTGCTCGCCCCGTCCGTCGCCCGCCGCATCGCGCGGACCGCGCCCGACGTCGTCCTCGTCACGACCGACCCCGGCGTCCTCGAGGCCTTCCGCGTCGACGCGCGACCAGCCGGCGGGAGTTCGGAGACCACGGTGGCGTCGACGACCTCGTGCGGGATCCCGGCCGCCCGGGCCGCCGGGTCCGTGACCACCGGTGGAGTCACCTACGCCACCGACGACCCGGACCTGCTCCGCTGTGTCCCGACCGGGTCCGGTGAAGACCGTCGATGGGGCCTCCTCCGGGCGGACACGGCCGCCGGACGGGTCACGGTCGTCGGCACCACGGACGCGTTCCGGAACGACACCGTCACCCGCGCGGGCAACGCGGCCCTGGCGCTCGGGCTGCTCGGCAGCCACGACGACCTGCTGTGGTACGTCCCGACGGCCGGGAGCGCCGACGCCGCGCCGACGCTCGGCGACCTCGCCCCGCCGTGGGTCCCGAGCGCCATCGGGCTGCTCGGGGTCGTGGCGGTCGCCGCCGCGTGCTGGCGCGGTCGGCGACTCGGTCCCCTCGTCGTCGAGCGTCTGCCCGTCGTGGTCCGCGCCGCCGAGACCACCGAGGGTCGCGCGCGCCTCGCCGCCCGGGTCCGCGACCGCACCCACACGCTCGACACCCTCCGCGTCGCCGCTGTCCTCCGCATCGGGAAGGCACTCGGCCTGCCCCGTTCGGCGCACGTCGACGCGGTCGTGCGCCGGGCCGCAGCCGTCACCCGCCGTCCGGTCGGGGAGGTCGGCGCGGTCCTCGTCGGCGGGCCGACCGGCGACGACCGTGCGCTCGTCGCCGGCGCCGCCGCGCTCGACGAACTGGAGGACGCCGTCGGCCGGGCGGTCTCCGGCGACGTGCGCCGCGCCTCCCGGACGGACGTGCCGACGGACCGCACCGACCGGGGCAGCACCAGCCGCACCCCGCAGCGCAACGGACCGCCGGCGCCACCGGCCGAGCCGCCACCGACAGCACCGACACCGACCACCGACCCGCGACCAGGAGGACGATCGTGA
- a CDS encoding phosphoribosyltransferase family protein, whose protein sequence is MSNHQPPPGGAPAAAVPAPVPVPRGEVSRPWRDALVAVLALLLPVVCAGCGHPDHALCPVCRSALAALPGRTRLVAGVRLDAAYEYEGLVRTLVLEWKLRGRVDVVGPLTRRTADLVRAALAAAPGAVVLRVPPSARGHRRRGFDPVVTVLRRAGVRHAPALRRLTAPRARSGVDDVAAAQTGPGTLASGPRIPTGQKERTALERVAATVGTLSAAGLVGQVGGRDVVVVDDVVTTGVTMAEAVRAVRVAGGRVVRCVAIASVEA, encoded by the coding sequence GTGTCGAACCACCAGCCACCGCCCGGCGGCGCACCGGCCGCCGCCGTACCCGCACCCGTTCCCGTACCGCGGGGCGAGGTGTCCCGGCCCTGGCGAGACGCCCTCGTCGCGGTCCTCGCCCTGCTCCTGCCCGTCGTGTGCGCCGGGTGCGGTCACCCCGACCATGCCCTCTGCCCGGTGTGCCGGTCCGCCCTCGCCGCCCTGCCCGGGCGCACGCGCCTGGTGGCGGGCGTCCGACTCGACGCGGCGTACGAGTACGAGGGACTCGTCCGCACGCTCGTCCTCGAGTGGAAGCTCCGCGGACGCGTCGACGTCGTCGGTCCGCTGACCCGCCGTACGGCGGACCTCGTCCGGGCGGCGCTCGCCGCGGCACCGGGTGCGGTCGTCCTCCGGGTCCCACCGTCGGCCCGCGGTCACCGGCGGCGCGGCTTCGACCCGGTCGTCACGGTGCTGCGCCGCGCCGGGGTCCGGCATGCTCCCGCACTCCGGCGGCTCACCGCTCCGCGGGCCCGGTCCGGTGTGGACGACGTGGCGGCGGCCCAAACCGGTCCCGGCACCCTGGCGTCCGGACCGCGGATCCCGACCGGGCAGAAGGAGCGCACCGCCCTGGAGCGGGTCGCCGCCACCGTGGGGACGCTCAGCGCCGCGGGACTCGTCGGGCAGGTCGGCGGTCGTGACGTCGTCGTCGTGGACGACGTCGTGACCACCGGCGTCACGATGGCCGAAGCCGTCCGCGCGGTGCGGGTGGCCGGCGGCCGCGTGGTCCGGTGCGTCGCGATCGCCAGTGTGGAGGCGTGA
- a CDS encoding LpqB family beta-propeller domain-containing protein, producing MSRTTGTGHRVRRALATALAALTLLGVTACAAIPESGPVRAGKSITDESPSGGVDYRPSGPEAGSDQTELLTQFIDAATGAQNDYAVAREFLSAGFSQKWNPRQGVTVRQGDGEVERVGTRELTYTLTASASVDADGEYTQAVRPTSSTLTFQFTREDGEWRIAYAPDGIILSPVNFVSVFQPHALYFYDPTYRYLVPDERWFLARSSTSTRIVSALLAGPAEWLEGAVVSSFPEGTQLSLNAVTIESGSAQVDLSSEALRASTVEKVRMREQLTDSLSSIATVSSVDLTVEGVSVPLPDSSGTSAQRNPDVDARPLVVQDGVAGFATPSTGEVTGLGGGMSGRIADLEPASLALSAAGTVAAVGNRDGVFVVRSGKDPLRVDTRGGLVPPSIDDQGFVWVAERSDPRSIAAYGLGGDPHQVTSTLPEGRLVSFEVSRDSTRALALLDTDDGAALYVLAITRGSDRAPTSLGPPVRVQAAAGDPVGATWVDELDVASVGRTETGSSVVRTTVGGQSETLAKPDGTATAIAGGSGSALLLRMSDGSVLQSTGGGWDTTGVAASVLGVQR from the coding sequence ATGAGCAGGACCACCGGCACCGGACACCGCGTGCGGCGGGCCCTCGCGACGGCGCTCGCCGCCCTCACGCTCCTGGGCGTCACGGCGTGCGCGGCGATCCCCGAGTCCGGACCGGTGCGGGCCGGGAAGTCCATCACCGACGAGTCGCCCTCGGGCGGCGTCGACTACCGACCCTCCGGACCCGAGGCCGGGTCCGACCAGACCGAACTGCTCACCCAGTTCATCGACGCAGCCACCGGCGCCCAGAACGACTACGCGGTCGCCCGGGAGTTCCTCAGCGCCGGGTTCTCCCAGAAGTGGAACCCGCGCCAGGGCGTCACGGTCCGCCAGGGCGACGGCGAGGTCGAGCGCGTCGGGACCCGCGAGCTGACCTACACGCTCACCGCCAGCGCATCGGTCGACGCCGACGGCGAGTACACCCAGGCGGTCCGCCCGACCTCGTCGACGCTCACCTTCCAGTTCACCCGTGAGGACGGCGAGTGGCGGATCGCCTACGCCCCCGACGGCATCATCCTGTCCCCGGTCAACTTCGTCTCGGTCTTCCAACCGCACGCGCTCTACTTCTACGACCCGACGTACCGCTACCTCGTGCCCGACGAGCGGTGGTTCCTCGCCCGCTCGTCGACGAGCACCCGCATCGTCAGCGCCCTGCTCGCCGGGCCGGCCGAGTGGCTCGAGGGCGCCGTCGTCTCGTCGTTCCCCGAGGGCACGCAGCTCTCCCTCAACGCGGTCACGATCGAGAGCGGCAGCGCACAGGTCGACCTCTCCAGCGAGGCGCTCCGGGCGAGCACCGTCGAGAAGGTCCGGATGCGTGAGCAGCTCACGGACTCGCTGTCCTCCATCGCCACGGTCTCCTCCGTCGACCTCACCGTCGAGGGCGTCTCGGTGCCCCTGCCGGACTCGAGCGGCACGAGCGCGCAGCGGAACCCGGACGTCGACGCCAGGCCCCTCGTGGTGCAGGACGGCGTCGCCGGGTTCGCGACGCCGAGCACGGGAGAGGTCACCGGCCTCGGCGGCGGGATGAGCGGTCGGATCGCCGACCTCGAGCCGGCGTCGCTCGCACTCTCCGCCGCGGGCACGGTCGCGGCCGTCGGCAACCGCGACGGCGTCTTCGTCGTCCGCAGCGGCAAGGACCCGCTCCGCGTCGACACCCGTGGCGGCCTCGTGCCGCCCTCGATCGACGACCAGGGGTTCGTGTGGGTCGCGGAGCGCTCCGACCCCCGCTCCATCGCCGCGTACGGCCTCGGTGGCGACCCGCACCAGGTCACCTCGACCCTGCCCGAGGGTCGGCTCGTGTCCTTCGAGGTGTCGCGGGACTCCACCCGCGCGCTCGCGCTCCTGGACACCGACGACGGGGCCGCCCTCTACGTGCTGGCGATCACGCGCGGCTCCGACCGGGCGCCGACCTCGCTCGGTCCGCCCGTGCGCGTCCAGGCCGCCGCCGGGGACCCCGTCGGCGCGACCTGGGTGGACGAGCTCGACGTCGCGTCCGTCGGCCGCACGGAGACCGGGTCCAGCGTCGTCCGGACGACGGTCGGCGGGCAGTCGGAGACGCTCGCGAAGCCCGACGGCACCGCGACCGCCATCGCCGGGGGGAGCGGCAGCGCGCTGCTGCTCCGGATGTCGGACGGCTCCGTGCTGCAGTCGACGGGTGGTGGGTGGGACACCACGGGCGTCGCCGCGTCGGTCCTCGGCGTCCAGCGCTGA
- the raiA gene encoding ribosome-associated translation inhibitor RaiA produces the protein MDVTITGRNVGVTDRFRTYVEQKSEKIDALADRALAFEVRVSRHHEKSSGAQGEDRVELTLIGPGPLVRAESAASDKYAAFDLAFARIAERLRRARDRKKVHRGRHRPTSVAEAAGAGFEGMGVEPADGKLIEEVATGAVPVVDADQGTDHEDEDAAYSPVVIRQKVFEAAPMTVDDALYHMELVGHDFYLFVDSETHRPSVVYRRKGWDYGVIGIDENPGADARGSEHVLVEETSPASA, from the coding sequence ATGGACGTGACGATCACGGGCCGGAACGTCGGGGTCACCGACCGATTCCGGACCTACGTGGAGCAGAAGTCCGAGAAGATCGACGCGCTCGCCGACCGGGCCCTCGCGTTCGAGGTGCGAGTGAGCCGGCACCACGAGAAGAGCAGCGGGGCGCAGGGCGAGGACCGCGTCGAACTGACCCTCATCGGACCCGGGCCGCTCGTCCGGGCCGAGTCCGCGGCGTCGGACAAGTACGCGGCGTTCGACCTCGCGTTCGCCCGCATCGCCGAGCGCCTGCGTCGTGCTCGCGACCGCAAGAAGGTGCACCGCGGACGGCACCGCCCGACGTCCGTCGCCGAGGCCGCGGGCGCCGGCTTCGAGGGCATGGGCGTGGAGCCCGCCGACGGCAAGCTCATCGAGGAGGTCGCCACCGGCGCCGTGCCCGTGGTCGACGCCGACCAGGGCACGGACCACGAGGACGAGGACGCGGCCTACTCGCCGGTCGTGATCCGCCAGAAGGTGTTCGAGGCCGCCCCGATGACCGTCGACGACGCGCTGTACCACATGGAGCTCGTCGGGCACGACTTCTACCTCTTCGTCGACTCGGAGACCCACCGCCCGAGCGTTGTCTACCGACGGAAGGGCTGGGACTACGGCGTCATCGGCATCGACGAGAACCCGGGCGCCGACGCCCGGGGGAGTGAGCACGTCCTCGTCGAGGAGACCTCGCCCGCGAGCGCGTAG
- the mtrA gene encoding MtrAB system response regulator MtrA: protein MTPRILVVDDDQALAEMIGIVLRSEGYEPDFSADGNDAVDAFHATKPDLVLLDVMLPGIDGIEVCRRIRAESGTPIIMLTAKGDTADVVAGLENGADDYVVKPFNPKELVARIRTRLRPTASDATVLHVGDLVVDVPGHEVRRGDKPIALTPLEFDLLRALAEKPSQVFTREMLLEQVWGYHYKADTRLVNVHVQRLRAKIEHDPDNPRIVTTVRGVGYRAGAQS, encoded by the coding sequence ATGACACCGCGCATCCTCGTCGTCGACGACGACCAGGCCCTCGCCGAGATGATCGGCATCGTCCTCCGCTCGGAGGGCTACGAGCCCGACTTCAGCGCCGACGGCAACGACGCCGTCGACGCGTTCCACGCCACGAAGCCCGACCTCGTGTTGCTCGACGTCATGCTCCCGGGCATCGACGGGATCGAGGTCTGCCGGCGGATCCGTGCCGAGAGCGGCACGCCGATCATCATGCTCACCGCGAAGGGCGACACCGCCGACGTGGTCGCGGGCCTCGAGAACGGCGCCGACGACTACGTGGTCAAGCCGTTCAACCCGAAGGAGCTCGTCGCCCGGATCCGGACCAGACTGCGCCCGACCGCCTCGGACGCGACCGTCCTGCACGTCGGGGACCTCGTCGTCGACGTACCGGGCCACGAGGTGCGCCGCGGCGACAAGCCGATCGCCCTCACCCCGCTCGAGTTCGACCTGCTCCGCGCCCTGGCCGAGAAGCCGAGCCAGGTCTTCACGCGCGAGATGCTCCTCGAGCAGGTCTGGGGCTACCACTACAAGGCGGACACCCGCCTGGTGAACGTCCACGTGCAGCGGCTCCGCGCGAAGATCGAGCACGACCCGGACAACCCGCGCATCGTCACCACCGTCCGCGGCGTCGGGTACCGGGCCGGCGCGCAGAGCTGA